The following are encoded in a window of Mycobacterium decipiens genomic DNA:
- a CDS encoding LLM class flavin-dependent oxidoreductase → MAGFRVGVQDGLIAARPTASSLLRANYLGAVSNRVDSFWVPDHLNGLFPRSLWKQKYCGATKLLPRLDAYMEPWTTLGYLAARNRVGRLRLGVSVTDTGRRNPAVTAQAAATLHQLSGGRAILGIGTGEREGNEPYGVDWSKPVARFEEAMATIRALWDSGGELVNRDSPFFPLRNALFDLPPYRGKWPEIWIAAHGPRMLRATGRYADAWYPGFPHQPKEYAQRLEVVRSAASDAGRDPMSITPALWLPVVTGRTRADVDEALDSPMIKIGGLNASDEVFARHGAEHPLGAGFSGTQDLLPHDIDEQTALSYLDQIPPTLLREIVLNGTPEEAIEQAAQWRDCGVRYIVLVNFSAFQRSLRKGLASIQPFNKIVRDLKKF, encoded by the coding sequence ATGGCGGGATTCCGGGTAGGTGTGCAGGACGGCTTGATCGCGGCACGACCGACGGCGAGCAGTCTCCTTCGGGCCAATTACCTCGGTGCTGTTAGCAACCGCGTCGACTCGTTCTGGGTTCCAGATCACCTCAACGGCTTGTTCCCCCGTTCGTTGTGGAAGCAGAAGTATTGCGGTGCAACAAAACTGCTACCCAGGCTCGATGCGTACATGGAGCCGTGGACGACGCTCGGCTACCTAGCCGCACGTAATCGGGTTGGCCGACTGCGCCTCGGCGTCAGCGTCACCGACACCGGTCGGCGTAATCCTGCCGTCACCGCACAGGCTGCCGCGACACTGCATCAGCTGAGTGGTGGACGCGCCATACTGGGCATTGGAACTGGCGAACGCGAGGGCAACGAGCCCTATGGAGTGGACTGGTCAAAGCCGGTCGCGCGGTTCGAAGAAGCGATGGCCACCATCCGGGCGCTGTGGGACTCTGGCGGAGAACTGGTCAACCGCGATTCGCCATTCTTCCCGTTGCGCAACGCCCTATTCGACCTCCCGCCTTACCGGGGCAAGTGGCCCGAGATCTGGATCGCTGCGCATGGCCCGCGAATGCTGCGGGCCACCGGGCGCTACGCCGACGCGTGGTATCCCGGGTTTCCACACCAGCCGAAGGAGTACGCGCAACGCTTGGAAGTCGTACGCTCCGCCGCATCCGACGCGGGCCGTGACCCCATGTCGATCACCCCCGCCCTGTGGCTGCCCGTTGTCACAGGCCGCACCCGCGCCGACGTTGACGAGGCGCTCGACTCCCCAATGATCAAGATCGGCGGGCTGAACGCATCGGACGAAGTCTTTGCCCGGCACGGCGCCGAGCACCCATTGGGAGCGGGCTTCTCAGGAACGCAGGACTTGCTGCCACACGACATCGACGAACAAACAGCCCTGTCCTACCTCGACCAGATTCCGCCCACGCTGCTCCGGGAAATCGTGCTCAACGGCACCCCGGAAGAGGCCATCGAGCAAGCCGCGCAGTGGCGCGACTGCGGAGTGCGCTACATCGTCCTGGTTAACTTCAGTGCTTTTCAGCGGAGTCTGCGCAAAGGATTGGCATCGATTCAGCCGTTCAACAAGATCGTCCGCGACCTCAAGAAATTCTGA
- a CDS encoding type II toxin-antitoxin system VapB family antitoxin: MSRTNIDIDDELVAAAQRMYRLDSKRSAVDLALRRLVGEPLSRDEALALQGSGFDFTNDEIESFSDADIKFADES, encoded by the coding sequence ATGTCACGGACCAACATCGATATCGACGACGAACTCGTGGCCGCCGCGCAGCGGATGTACCGACTCGATTCCAAGCGGAGTGCCGTTGACCTCGCACTGCGCAGGCTCGTGGGTGAACCGCTAAGCCGCGATGAAGCGTTGGCGCTGCAGGGCAGCGGTTTCGATTTCACCAACGATGAGATCGAATCATTCTCGGATGCGGACATAAAGTTCGCAGACGAGTCTTAG
- a CDS encoding methyltransferase family protein — protein sequence METPILVLYVLNFLVVTLLPRIFFRKDGTFNLRWWLTALPFGLCPAALVVAQAAELTPYRPRSWDAPSEVLAVLFVAGSLCLLFYTLGTHRVPISLWHQSNDAPRHIVTAGAYRRIRHPFYTSFLLAFAGAVVFFPYWTTIALAIYVGVVLNVTAASEERKLVGSAYGAEYAQYLARTGRFVPRLRKPRAPISEVTT from the coding sequence ATGGAGACACCCATCCTTGTTCTGTATGTCCTGAACTTCCTGGTGGTCACCCTGTTGCCCAGAATCTTCTTCCGGAAGGACGGCACCTTCAACCTGAGATGGTGGTTGACCGCGCTGCCGTTCGGGCTGTGCCCGGCGGCGCTCGTGGTGGCGCAGGCAGCCGAGCTCACCCCGTACCGGCCGCGGAGCTGGGATGCTCCCTCGGAGGTGCTCGCCGTGCTGTTCGTGGCGGGCTCGCTTTGCCTGCTGTTTTACACCCTGGGCACGCACCGCGTCCCGATTTCACTGTGGCACCAGAGCAACGACGCCCCGCGCCACATTGTGACGGCGGGTGCCTACCGCCGGATACGGCACCCCTTCTACACGTCGTTCCTGCTTGCCTTCGCCGGCGCGGTGGTGTTCTTCCCCTACTGGACAACCATCGCGCTGGCGATCTACGTCGGCGTGGTCCTGAATGTGACGGCCGCCAGCGAGGAACGCAAACTCGTCGGCTCGGCTTACGGGGCCGAGTACGCGCAATACCTGGCCCGGACCGGCCGCTTCGTGCCTCGACTCAGGAAACCCCGTGCCCCCATCTCGGAGGTAACCACATGA
- the vapC gene encoding type II toxin-antitoxin system VapC family toxin, whose product MIVDTSVWIEFLSTSESLANRWLADRIAANSTVIVPEVVMMELLIGTTDEDTAALRRRLLQRFDIEPLAPVRDAEDAAALHRRCRRGGDTIRSLIDCQVAAMALRIGVAVAHRDRDYEVIRTHCGLRTEPLF is encoded by the coding sequence ATGATTGTCGACACCTCTGTCTGGATTGAATTTCTCTCCACGTCAGAGTCGTTAGCCAATCGCTGGTTGGCAGATCGCATTGCCGCCAACTCGACGGTGATCGTGCCCGAGGTAGTGATGATGGAACTGCTGATCGGTACGACCGATGAGGACACGGCCGCACTGCGGCGGCGGCTGCTGCAACGATTCGACATCGAGCCGCTTGCCCCGGTCCGCGACGCAGAAGACGCCGCCGCCCTTCACCGCCGCTGTCGTCGCGGCGGCGACACCATACGCAGCCTGATCGACTGCCAGGTGGCCGCGATGGCGTTGCGGATCGGCGTCGCTGTGGCACATCGCGATCGCGACTACGAAGTGATCCGTACGCATTGCGGACTACGCACCGAGCCCTTGTTCTGA
- a CDS encoding ferritin-like domain-containing protein — MSLSENDLWLLSYYRHSEINAAQFFARVARFVRGPLLLDVTHHFADEANHANYWTKCIDELDELPLKTQRAYQDQYIDAIGLPANVMEVMAITQVLEKRVIGQYRRHLRLPGIHPAVKQTMEKIMVDERWHIQYVRDALKAMEDKYGAEEIELTLKRHTAADQEVYAKTLDEYSERVDALTAAYQASAPAETAR; from the coding sequence ATGAGCCTTTCCGAAAACGACCTGTGGCTGCTCAGCTACTACCGCCACTCGGAGATCAATGCGGCCCAATTCTTCGCCCGGGTGGCGCGGTTCGTCCGCGGGCCGCTCCTGCTCGACGTGACACACCATTTCGCCGACGAGGCCAACCATGCCAACTACTGGACGAAGTGCATCGACGAGCTCGACGAACTGCCGTTGAAGACACAACGCGCATACCAGGACCAGTACATCGACGCGATCGGCTTGCCGGCAAATGTCATGGAGGTCATGGCCATCACCCAGGTGCTCGAAAAGCGGGTGATCGGCCAGTACCGCCGCCACCTGCGGTTACCGGGTATCCATCCGGCGGTCAAGCAGACGATGGAAAAAATCATGGTCGACGAGCGGTGGCATATCCAGTACGTCCGGGACGCGCTCAAGGCGATGGAGGACAAGTACGGCGCCGAGGAGATCGAGCTGACGCTGAAGCGGCATACGGCGGCGGACCAGGAGGTTTACGCCAAGACCCTGGACGAGTACAGCGAGCGTGTCGATGCATTGACCGCTGCATACCAGGCATCCGCGCCCGCTGAAACCGCCCGATGA
- a CDS encoding AMP-binding protein, whose protein sequence is MKGTEYEAMSMFVDWMFAPRDDRGLYLADDAGGWQRFTYRAIAMASGQVAAEYRAAGVRTDDVVCLTVPTTYDSLISLFGVWLAGATICPLPEPSFQSDQDYIDHISEVLRRAEPAVIVTSAEIAPLMGKAMAQAGMPGSPMVVNGQAAGAAELSAPPDRLAEIALLQFTSGSTGNPQGVRVSWDNLEANFAVLHRWTRWREGEGGASWLPLYHDMGLIGCLLPGVAMQTDMWLMRPLQFIRDPGRWLSCFAPGKARHAAAPSFAFAYLARRISADRLATFDLSAWRSVIVGAEVVDPTALAAFARFAAPAGFAPTTFVPAYGLAENTLGVSSTGGGQEMLLVHPDWTSLGVGEPVRILEQARFSPDWAGREPGWLVGHGSPDPADGIAVHVVDEDGAALPAGHLGEIAVTGSSVALGYHGHHPDRATRFSDGVLRTGDAGFFHDGELFVVGRMGDSFKLRGRNVYVEDLDAKVAEAAQLNRDRVVVVSNVHEGRAGVVVFAEARPGPWTEKVTERLRGELGPEPHITIVTGRRGMIRRTSSGKPRRRQMWQLLTTGGLKSASVIDTSAQRVQESKS, encoded by the coding sequence ATGAAAGGAACGGAGTACGAGGCCATGTCGATGTTCGTTGACTGGATGTTCGCGCCCCGAGACGACCGAGGGCTTTACCTGGCCGATGACGCCGGCGGTTGGCAACGCTTCACATACCGCGCAATCGCCATGGCGAGCGGCCAGGTGGCGGCCGAGTATCGCGCGGCCGGGGTACGGACCGACGATGTCGTCTGTCTCACCGTGCCGACCACCTATGACAGTCTGATCTCCCTTTTCGGCGTGTGGCTGGCCGGTGCGACCATCTGCCCGCTACCGGAGCCCTCCTTCCAATCCGATCAGGACTACATCGATCACATAAGTGAGGTACTCCGCCGGGCCGAGCCCGCCGTCATCGTTACCTCCGCCGAGATCGCACCGCTGATGGGAAAGGCGATGGCGCAGGCGGGCATGCCCGGATCGCCGATGGTCGTCAACGGCCAGGCGGCGGGGGCGGCGGAACTGTCCGCACCGCCGGACCGGTTGGCTGAGATCGCGCTGCTGCAGTTCACCTCCGGGTCCACCGGCAATCCCCAGGGCGTACGCGTCTCCTGGGACAACCTGGAGGCGAACTTCGCCGTGCTGCACCGCTGGACACGGTGGCGCGAAGGGGAAGGGGGCGCCTCCTGGCTGCCGCTCTATCACGACATGGGGCTGATCGGGTGCCTGCTGCCCGGCGTCGCCATGCAGACCGACATGTGGCTGATGCGCCCGCTGCAGTTCATCAGGGATCCCGGCCGATGGCTGTCATGCTTCGCGCCCGGCAAGGCCCGACATGCGGCGGCGCCGTCGTTCGCGTTCGCCTACCTGGCCCGGCGCATCTCCGCCGACCGGTTGGCGACCTTCGATCTGTCCGCATGGCGCAGCGTCATCGTGGGAGCCGAAGTCGTCGATCCCACGGCCCTGGCCGCGTTCGCGCGATTCGCGGCGCCAGCAGGGTTCGCGCCCACCACCTTCGTCCCCGCCTACGGACTCGCCGAGAACACGCTCGGTGTTTCGTCGACCGGCGGCGGTCAAGAGATGTTGCTGGTACACCCGGACTGGACCTCGCTGGGGGTCGGCGAGCCGGTACGGATCCTCGAGCAGGCCCGATTTTCCCCCGATTGGGCTGGCAGGGAACCCGGTTGGCTGGTCGGACACGGGAGCCCGGACCCGGCGGACGGCATCGCGGTCCACGTGGTCGACGAGGACGGCGCAGCGTTGCCGGCCGGCCACCTGGGAGAGATTGCGGTCACCGGTTCCTCGGTGGCTCTCGGCTATCACGGCCATCACCCGGACCGGGCAACGCGGTTTTCGGACGGGGTGCTGCGTACCGGGGACGCGGGCTTCTTCCACGACGGTGAACTATTCGTCGTCGGCCGGATGGGAGACAGCTTCAAACTCCGTGGCCGCAATGTCTACGTGGAAGATCTCGACGCGAAAGTGGCCGAAGCGGCGCAGCTCAACCGCGACCGGGTCGTTGTGGTCAGCAACGTGCACGAGGGGCGGGCAGGTGTCGTGGTGTTCGCCGAGGCCCGTCCGGGCCCGTGGACCGAGAAAGTGACCGAACGGCTCCGCGGCGAACTCGGCCCGGAGCCGCACATCACCATCGTGACCGGTCGCCGGGGCATGATCCGACGCACCTCCAGCGGCAAGCCCCGACGTCGTCAGATGTGGCAGCTGTTGACCACCGGCGGGCTCAAGAGCGCCAGTGTCATCGACACCTCGGCCCAGCGGGTGCAGGAGTCGAAGTCATGA
- a CDS encoding condensation domain-containing protein, translated as MSKRIPFNQVDTAIYHSDQAPYLWNIHFEVRVEGRLDPSRLAAAALEAVRRHPMARARIRPFGRMTRTIHWWIDDEVAAVPLEIVDCTQDAEVQAVRVRLLNRRIDLQVGPPLALALAHHPKGDYLIMSLSHVVGDGVSAYRLMASICRAYTGSADPQPDLPLAQVRNLRGHVRRRNPADARTRLRAVARHLSDSRNDPPVSLAVDGGSGGAQGQGIHLLRFDRDEAERIAARRVKPATINDLLLAALAVTIRRFNDLRGVAPGRISLLMPVNLRPAEWRYELVSNIVSMVPVRVPECAQSDLAAAQAAVAKRTAELKEKRLAGVAVDIFGMLGILPAGARNAAVRWSHGLPADSAETGVLTNMGVVPPLDFGAGAGTTTEGWGSGPAGMPLGISVAIGSCNGQIFLTLRYCRGQFDAEGAAQFAADLRKVLLDEPSPGLFASADSGIPHRIPG; from the coding sequence ATGTCCAAGCGAATCCCGTTCAACCAAGTCGACACGGCGATCTACCATTCCGATCAGGCGCCCTACCTATGGAACATCCACTTCGAGGTTCGTGTGGAGGGACGACTGGACCCGAGCCGTCTCGCCGCTGCCGCGCTCGAGGCGGTCCGACGTCACCCGATGGCCCGCGCCCGGATAAGACCCTTCGGCCGCATGACCCGCACCATTCATTGGTGGATCGACGACGAGGTCGCGGCGGTCCCACTCGAGATCGTTGACTGCACGCAAGACGCCGAGGTCCAGGCGGTACGCGTGCGCCTGCTGAACAGGCGGATCGACCTGCAGGTCGGCCCCCCGCTTGCGCTGGCGCTCGCCCACCACCCCAAGGGCGACTACCTGATCATGAGCCTGAGCCATGTGGTGGGCGACGGGGTGAGTGCCTACCGGTTGATGGCATCGATCTGCCGCGCCTACACCGGCAGTGCGGACCCACAGCCGGACCTTCCCCTTGCCCAGGTACGCAACCTGCGGGGCCATGTCAGGCGGCGGAACCCAGCCGATGCCCGTACCCGGCTGCGCGCTGTCGCGCGACACCTTTCCGACAGCCGGAACGACCCCCCTGTGTCTTTGGCCGTCGACGGCGGTTCCGGGGGCGCCCAGGGACAGGGTATCCACCTGCTCCGGTTCGACCGCGACGAGGCGGAGCGCATCGCGGCTCGTCGGGTGAAGCCGGCGACCATCAACGATCTGCTACTGGCTGCCCTCGCCGTCACGATCCGCCGCTTCAATGACTTGCGGGGCGTGGCGCCGGGACGGATCTCGTTGTTGATGCCGGTCAACCTGCGACCTGCCGAGTGGCGCTATGAGCTCGTTTCCAACATCGTGTCGATGGTTCCCGTACGCGTTCCCGAGTGCGCACAGTCCGACCTCGCCGCGGCTCAGGCAGCGGTCGCGAAGCGCACCGCAGAGCTTAAGGAGAAGCGGCTGGCAGGGGTGGCTGTCGACATCTTCGGCATGCTCGGCATCTTGCCAGCCGGTGCGCGTAACGCGGCCGTCCGTTGGTCCCACGGCCTGCCGGCCGACTCGGCCGAGACGGGGGTGCTGACCAATATGGGCGTCGTGCCGCCCCTCGACTTCGGGGCCGGGGCGGGTACAACCACCGAGGGGTGGGGCTCGGGGCCGGCCGGGATGCCGTTGGGCATCAGCGTGGCAATCGGGAGCTGCAACGGTCAGATTTTCCTGACATTGCGCTACTGCCGAGGCCAGTTCGACGCCGAGGGCGCAGCGCAGTTCGCAGCGGATTTGCGGAAGGTCCTGCTCGATGAGCCCTCGCCGGGTCTTTTCGCCAGCGCTGATAGCGGCATACCGCATCGGATACCAGGCTGA
- a CDS encoding cytochrome P450: MRQRLNWFAQHGFLRGAARLGVRLGDLQSRLLADPMVKANPAPFCDELRAIGPLASSYGSHLAVDHAVVHQLLRSDDFEVFSLGSNLPAQAPMRWLERRTRDDDLIHPLLPPSLLAVDPPDHTRYRKAVSSVFTAKAVTALHDRIKETASALLDQLTDQPNVVDIIACYCSQLPVAVIGDILGVPDHDRSHILEYGELAAPSLDFGLSWRQYQQMQRGLNGLHLWLTEHLEKLRSNPGDDLMSRLIQASENGPAQTRLDAMEVRTIAGLVLGAGFETTVNLLGNGIQILLDAPEQRDALNQRPQLWPNAVEEILRLESPIQLTGRIARRNVEVAGAAVKRGQLVVLYLAAANRDPSVFADPHRFDIARANANRHLTFAAGRHFCLGAALARAEGEIGLRMFFDRFPDARAAGSGSRRETRTLRGWSRLPVQLGPARSPAIR, from the coding sequence TTGAGGCAGAGATTGAACTGGTTTGCGCAGCACGGGTTCCTCCGCGGGGCCGCGCGACTTGGAGTCCGGCTGGGCGACCTGCAGTCCCGCCTGCTCGCGGATCCCATGGTTAAGGCAAACCCGGCGCCATTTTGCGACGAATTGCGGGCCATCGGCCCCCTGGCATCGAGCTACGGCAGCCACCTCGCCGTTGACCATGCGGTCGTCCATCAGCTGCTGCGGTCCGACGACTTCGAGGTGTTCTCGCTCGGATCGAACTTGCCGGCACAGGCGCCAATGCGCTGGCTAGAGCGGCGCACTCGGGACGACGACCTAATCCATCCGCTGCTGCCGCCGTCATTGCTGGCAGTTGACCCGCCGGATCACACGCGCTATCGCAAGGCAGTGTCTTCGGTGTTCACGGCGAAAGCAGTGACCGCACTACACGATCGCATCAAAGAGACCGCGTCGGCGCTACTGGATCAGCTCACTGACCAGCCGAATGTCGTTGACATCATCGCCTGCTACTGCTCGCAGCTCCCGGTCGCGGTCATCGGCGACATCTTGGGCGTGCCCGATCACGACCGCAGCCACATTCTGGAATACGGTGAGCTGGCGGCGCCCAGCTTGGATTTTGGGCTCTCATGGCGTCAGTACCAACAGATGCAGCGCGGGCTCAACGGACTGCACTTGTGGCTCACCGAGCACCTCGAGAAATTGCGGTCCAACCCCGGCGACGATCTGATGAGTCGTCTGATCCAAGCCAGTGAAAACGGCCCCGCGCAAACACGTCTGGACGCGATGGAAGTGCGGACGATCGCTGGGCTGGTGTTGGGCGCCGGTTTCGAAACGACGGTGAACCTGTTGGGCAACGGGATACAGATACTGTTGGACGCACCCGAACAGCGGGACGCGCTGAATCAGCGCCCGCAGCTCTGGCCCAACGCGGTAGAAGAGATCCTGCGGTTGGAGTCACCGATTCAGCTCACCGGGCGAATAGCCCGCAGGAACGTCGAGGTGGCGGGTGCGGCAGTCAAGCGAGGCCAGCTGGTGGTGCTCTATCTGGCGGCGGCCAACCGCGATCCGTCCGTGTTCGCCGATCCGCACCGCTTTGACATCGCACGCGCCAACGCCAACCGGCATCTCACATTCGCCGCTGGTCGCCACTTCTGCCTGGGCGCCGCCCTTGCCCGCGCCGAAGGCGAAATCGGATTGAGAATGTTCTTCGACCGCTTCCCCGATGCGCGTGCCGCAGGCTCAGGAAGTAGACGGGAGACCCGAACTCTGCGGGGTTGGTCACGGCTGCCGGTGCAGTTGGGTCCCGCACGGTCGCCGGCTATCCGATGA
- a CDS encoding 4'-phosphopantetheinyl transferase superfamily protein, translating to MITLLATTTTRPLDAAVLTANESARLASLPGEQRRRQWLTSRRALRLLLGLAGLPAETTRYTFPHPRISLSHTERIGAAAVVVDPTQLVTGVGIDVESDRDADPRAARFFLGERDRAWLTTLPTAERRRHQVSLWTVKEALFKADTNNERATLRDYALVDPAAATGRAVRNRPPAEPVTGGSPIFGYTRTRLPGTGEHLCMAVAFHRPTTRSTDAPTHSIPRRNMSTPEITFDEVAERISATLSIPLAKLTPTTTLADLAADSFMLVEAVVDLQEEFDTMFTQTQLREVTNLGELVELLQRTKLTPETQPHKVIGQ from the coding sequence ATGATCACGCTGCTCGCCACGACAACGACTCGGCCGTTGGATGCGGCCGTGCTCACGGCCAACGAGTCTGCACGGCTCGCGTCCCTGCCCGGCGAGCAGCGACGACGGCAGTGGCTGACCTCACGGCGCGCGTTGCGACTGCTGCTGGGTCTGGCCGGGCTACCGGCGGAGACGACGCGGTACACCTTCCCACACCCCCGAATCTCGTTGAGCCATACCGAACGGATCGGCGCCGCGGCGGTGGTGGTCGATCCCACCCAGCTGGTGACCGGCGTCGGGATAGACGTCGAGTCGGATCGCGACGCCGATCCCCGCGCGGCCCGGTTCTTCCTCGGTGAACGAGATCGGGCCTGGCTGACCACGCTGCCCACCGCCGAACGTCGGCGTCATCAGGTCAGCCTGTGGACGGTGAAAGAGGCGCTGTTCAAGGCGGACACGAACAACGAGCGCGCGACGCTACGGGACTACGCGCTCGTCGATCCGGCCGCGGCCACCGGCCGCGCCGTCCGGAACCGGCCACCAGCAGAGCCGGTCACCGGTGGGTCCCCGATCTTCGGCTACACCCGCACCAGACTGCCGGGCACCGGGGAGCACCTCTGCATGGCGGTGGCGTTCCATCGCCCGACAACCCGATCAACGGATGCACCGACGCATTCAATACCGAGGAGAAACATGTCCACACCCGAAATCACGTTCGACGAGGTCGCCGAGCGCATCAGTGCCACCCTTTCCATCCCGCTGGCCAAGCTCACGCCGACGACCACCCTGGCGGACCTCGCCGCCGACAGCTTCATGCTCGTCGAGGCGGTCGTCGACCTGCAGGAGGAGTTCGACACCATGTTCACCCAGACACAGCTTCGCGAGGTCACCAATCTCGGCGAGCTGGTTGAGCTGTTGCAGCGGACGAAGCTGACGCCAGAAACACAACCGCACAAGGTGATCGGCCAGTGA
- a CDS encoding MMPL family transporter: MIFTKLGALALRAPRIIIATALLLLLAAGIFDALMSAQLPAGGYDDPGSESAKAQAILTDDFNAGGMPIVFEITDPSTVNAPAARASAQAVLEALHNSRYAQQISSYWSASPAIAASLVSNDHRTGLIVAQIAGSDSDAPQRAHDIANSVVGTHGDVTVKAGGQAISYYDVNRQLRRDLITIEAIAMPLSFVVLVWIFGSALAAILPIAVAVFAIEVTTAALRALSMFTSVSVFALNLVSALCIALAIDYTLFIINRYREELSSGKTVRQAMVCTLNTAGRTVTYSAATVMLSLAAMTIFPMYFLRSLAYAGLIGVSLCLIGALVVAPALLTLLGERIDKWDIRKPAYRLIRRAAPTHKAPQEAFFYRSAVFAMRHAVPVVLLVTALYVIVGIPFLGLKVAYPDDRMLPTTAPARQAGDTMRELFPQSGNAIRIVIPGVPSPAVNGYASRLSQAPDVVSVAAPDGTYVNGKQVSTDSYGAAQTKDASYLTVSSSLDPASPAGKAQLADFKHIGAPAPTLFGGVAQQNIDDVNAIVDNIPLAFLLIAATTLVLVFLLTGSILLPIKTLVMNMLSLTAAFGTMVWIFQDGHLGGFGTTATGHINAEFTPFIFGIAFGLSMDYEVFVLSRVREEWLKTDRGSDANERAVALGLARTGRIVTAAATVMAIVFVACITSQVQAERMLGTGLAITVLLDAFLIRTILVPAFMRLLGRANWWAPAPLRRWHNRWGLTDEPRRAMHQPVEQIGEAV; encoded by the coding sequence ATGATCTTCACGAAGTTGGGTGCGCTTGCCCTGCGCGCTCCGCGAATCATCATCGCGACAGCGTTGTTACTTCTTTTGGCCGCGGGCATTTTCGACGCGCTGATGAGTGCGCAACTGCCTGCCGGCGGGTATGACGATCCGGGGTCAGAGTCGGCGAAGGCTCAAGCAATTCTGACCGACGACTTTAACGCCGGTGGCATGCCGATCGTCTTCGAGATCACCGATCCCAGCACGGTGAATGCTCCCGCCGCACGTGCTAGTGCCCAGGCCGTGCTCGAAGCTCTGCACAATTCGCGATACGCGCAGCAGATTAGCTCCTACTGGTCGGCTTCGCCGGCAATCGCCGCATCGCTCGTCAGCAATGATCACCGCACAGGCCTGATCGTCGCGCAGATCGCCGGCTCGGATAGCGATGCACCGCAGCGAGCTCACGACATCGCGAATTCCGTCGTAGGCACTCACGGCGATGTCACTGTGAAGGCCGGCGGTCAGGCAATCTCCTATTACGACGTCAATCGGCAGTTGCGCAGGGACCTGATTACGATCGAAGCCATTGCGATGCCACTCTCTTTCGTCGTTCTGGTGTGGATTTTCGGCAGCGCGCTAGCCGCGATACTTCCCATTGCCGTGGCCGTCTTCGCGATAGAAGTAACAACTGCGGCATTGCGAGCCCTATCCATGTTTACCAGTGTGTCGGTCTTCGCGCTTAACCTGGTCTCCGCTTTATGTATAGCACTGGCGATCGACTACACCTTGTTCATCATTAACCGATATCGCGAAGAATTGTCCAGCGGTAAGACCGTCAGGCAGGCGATGGTGTGCACGTTGAACACCGCAGGCCGCACCGTCACCTATTCTGCGGCCACGGTAATGCTGTCACTGGCGGCCATGACCATATTCCCGATGTACTTCTTGCGTTCACTGGCCTACGCCGGACTCATTGGTGTGTCGCTGTGCTTGATCGGCGCCCTAGTCGTTGCGCCGGCGTTGTTAACGCTTCTCGGTGAGCGCATCGACAAGTGGGATATCCGCAAGCCCGCGTACCGGTTGATCCGTCGAGCGGCTCCGACGCACAAGGCTCCGCAGGAAGCGTTCTTCTACCGCAGTGCCGTCTTTGCAATGCGCCATGCTGTACCGGTCGTCTTGCTGGTTACAGCGCTATACGTCATCGTCGGCATCCCGTTCCTCGGGCTGAAGGTCGCATACCCGGATGACCGGATGTTGCCGACCACCGCACCAGCCCGTCAAGCGGGCGACACGATGCGAGAGTTGTTTCCTCAGTCCGGTAATGCGATCCGGATCGTGATCCCAGGCGTGCCATCCCCGGCAGTGAACGGATATGCGTCGCGGCTGTCACAAGCGCCCGACGTCGTTTCCGTGGCCGCACCGGACGGGACTTACGTCAACGGCAAACAAGTGAGCACCGACAGCTACGGCGCAGCGCAAACCAAGGATGCAAGTTATCTGACCGTCTCGAGTTCACTAGATCCCGCCTCGCCCGCCGGCAAGGCGCAACTCGCTGACTTCAAACACATCGGTGCACCCGCACCGACTCTGTTCGGAGGGGTTGCGCAGCAGAACATCGATGATGTCAACGCAATAGTGGACAACATACCTCTCGCGTTCCTCTTGATCGCGGCGACAACCCTGGTCCTCGTATTCCTACTCACCGGAAGCATCCTGCTGCCGATCAAGACACTTGTTATGAATATGCTGTCATTGACTGCTGCGTTCGGCACGATGGTCTGGATTTTCCAAGACGGCCATCTCGGCGGCTTCGGCACGACGGCCACAGGTCACATAAACGCCGAATTCACTCCGTTTATCTTCGGCATCGCCTTCGGCCTGTCCATGGACTACGAAGTATTCGTATTATCTCGGGTCCGCGAAGAATGGCTCAAGACCGACCGCGGGTCCGACGCCAACGAGCGTGCGGTCGCACTCGGATTGGCGCGGACGGGCCGGATCGTGACCGCGGCCGCAACGGTGATGGCGATCGTTTTCGTAGCGTGCATTACATCGCAGGTGCAGGCGGAGCGAATGTTGGGGACAGGACTGGCGATCACCGTCCTTCTAGACGCATTCCTCATCCGAACCATCCTGGTACCTGCGTTCATGAGACTCCTAGGACGCGCGAACTGGTGGGCACCGGCGCCACTGAGGCGATGGCACAACAGATGGGGACTCACCGACGAGCCGCGCCGGGCCATGCACCAACCCGTCGAACAGATTGGTGAGGCCGTATGA